A single genomic interval of Rhizobium leguminosarum bv. trifolii WSM1325 harbors:
- a CDS encoding metallophosphoesterase (PFAM: metallophosphoesterase~KEGG: ret:RHE_CH03362 serine/threonine specific protein phosphatase protein), which produces MARQPRPRLTLDIAAIPTYAIGDIHGRYDLLVKAEAAILRDGARLPGRKLIVTLGDYIDRGPESAQVITHLMEPPPDGFDRICLAGNHEVAMLDYIDGWISYDDWMQMGSAESLKSYGLDPEHLPLVFPSGAKLDAFIRQSLPRTHIDFMRAMPVLLETPSVIFVHAGINPKLRLSEQTDEDLVIIRQRFLESRVPLPKLFVHGHTPNDEPDIRPRRLNLDTRAYRSGKLTVARLWQGKVHLFST; this is translated from the coding sequence ATGGCGCGCCAGCCGAGACCGCGCCTGACGCTGGATATTGCCGCTATCCCAACCTATGCGATCGGCGATATTCACGGTCGGTACGATCTGCTTGTGAAAGCCGAAGCGGCGATCCTGCGGGATGGCGCGCGGCTGCCCGGGCGAAAGCTGATCGTCACGCTCGGCGACTATATCGACCGCGGCCCTGAATCGGCACAGGTCATCACCCATCTGATGGAGCCTCCGCCTGATGGATTCGACCGCATCTGCCTTGCCGGCAATCACGAAGTCGCCATGCTCGACTATATCGATGGCTGGATCTCCTATGACGATTGGATGCAGATGGGGTCGGCGGAGTCGCTCAAATCCTATGGCCTCGATCCGGAGCATCTACCGCTGGTCTTTCCCTCCGGCGCGAAGCTCGATGCCTTCATCCGCCAATCGCTGCCGCGTACGCATATCGATTTCATGCGGGCGATGCCTGTCCTGTTGGAGACCCCGAGCGTGATTTTCGTGCATGCCGGCATCAATCCGAAGCTGCGGCTCAGTGAGCAGACGGACGAGGATCTGGTCATCATCCGCCAGCGGTTTCTCGAAAGCCGGGTGCCGTTGCCGAAACTCTTCGTTCACGGTCATACGCCGAACGATGAACCCGACATACGGCCGAGGCGGCTCAATCTCGATACGCGCGCCTATCGCAGCGGCAAACTCACCGTCGCCCGCTTGTGGCAGGGCAAGGTGCATCTGTTTTCGACCTGA
- a CDS encoding Acyl-CoA dehydrogenase type 2 domain protein (PFAM: Acyl-CoA dehydrogenase type 2 domain; acyl-CoA dehydrogenase domain protein~KEGG: ret:RHE_CH03363 putative FMNH2-dependent monooxygenase protein) produces MGTVSQFHQSLRPPAHRIESEEEVISTARDLAAAFRHQASERDINRILPFAELDALSVSGLTAIAVPPDHEGLDVSNALLAEIVAIIAEGDASIGEALESHFSALETLRTQAAEDLKASLFARALLGDRFAGAAFIDGAELTAEGPGYRLSGRTRQGPGILFADWIAAAATAPPSRPVTLYLAGAEEGVQVVDDWDGFGQRTNGSATAIVGTLHVNADAIAPAPSSGHSTAISLGLLLKAGVSLGIARAAWSDLMIAIGDRSTSVLPGIGERAIRIEMAAATLERAGRKLDIAQVNPVEAAMVDAHFSASAAAILAGETALDTANALFELAGETSAGIGLNLDRHWRNARIHALSLPREKLVHTAGEYMSKVGGA; encoded by the coding sequence ATGGGAACGGTATCGCAGTTTCATCAGAGCCTGAGGCCTCCCGCGCATCGCATCGAAAGCGAAGAGGAGGTGATATCCACGGCCCGCGACCTCGCCGCTGCATTCCGGCATCAGGCGAGCGAGCGTGATATCAACCGCATCCTGCCCTTTGCCGAGCTGGACGCGCTGTCGGTATCGGGGCTGACGGCAATCGCTGTTCCGCCAGACCATGAAGGGCTCGACGTGTCGAACGCCCTGCTCGCCGAAATCGTTGCGATCATCGCCGAGGGCGATGCATCGATCGGCGAGGCGCTGGAAAGTCATTTTTCTGCGCTGGAAACGCTCCGCACTCAGGCTGCCGAGGATTTGAAGGCATCGCTGTTTGCCCGCGCGCTGCTCGGTGACCGCTTCGCGGGCGCCGCCTTCATCGACGGGGCCGAACTGACCGCCGAAGGTCCGGGCTACCGCCTGAGCGGGCGCACGCGGCAGGGACCTGGCATTCTCTTCGCTGACTGGATCGCCGCTGCCGCCACCGCTCCGCCCAGCCGCCCGGTGACGCTCTACCTCGCAGGCGCTGAGGAAGGCGTGCAGGTGGTCGACGATTGGGACGGCTTCGGCCAGCGCACCAATGGCTCGGCGACGGCGATCGTCGGCACGCTTCATGTCAATGCCGATGCGATTGCCCCTGCCCCCTCGTCCGGACATTCGACCGCCATCTCGCTCGGCCTGCTGCTCAAGGCCGGCGTCAGCCTGGGCATCGCGCGGGCCGCATGGAGCGACCTGATGATCGCAATTGGCGATCGCAGCACCAGCGTCCTCCCCGGGATCGGCGAACGCGCCATCCGTATCGAAATGGCGGCGGCAACCTTGGAACGTGCTGGCCGCAAACTCGACATTGCCCAGGTCAATCCTGTGGAGGCCGCGATGGTGGACGCGCATTTTTCCGCCTCCGCGGCCGCGATCCTTGCCGGGGAAACGGCACTCGACACCGCAAACGCGCTATTCGAACTTGCAGGGGAAACATCGGCCGGCATCGGCCTCAATCTCGACCGCCATTGGCGCAACGCCCGCATTCACGCGCTATCGCTGCCGCGGGAAAAGCTGGTGCATACCGCAGGCGAATATATGTCGAAGGTCGGCGGCGCCTAA
- a CDS encoding transcriptional regulator, BadM/Rrf2 family (TIGRFAM: transcriptional regulator, Rrf2 family~PFAM: protein of unknown function UPF0074~KEGG: rec:RHECIAT_CH0003609 putative transcriptional regulator protein), with product MLTKKGKYGLKALVDLARLAPGETAFINDIAARNNIPKKFLDTILLELRNVGILRSKKGPGGGYSLSRPATEIRIGHVIRTLDGPLAPIRCASRTAYEACDDCADPETCQVRRSMTDVRDAIAAILDNMTLEQFVADGGSIDGAREEFPISAAS from the coding sequence ATGCTGACGAAAAAGGGAAAATACGGGCTGAAGGCGCTGGTCGACCTGGCACGGCTGGCGCCGGGCGAGACTGCCTTCATCAATGACATCGCGGCCCGCAACAATATCCCGAAGAAGTTTCTCGATACGATCCTGCTGGAACTGCGCAATGTCGGCATCCTGCGTTCGAAGAAGGGACCGGGCGGCGGTTATTCGCTGTCGCGGCCGGCAACCGAAATTCGCATCGGCCATGTCATCCGCACGCTCGACGGACCCTTAGCGCCGATCCGCTGCGCCAGCCGTACGGCTTACGAGGCCTGCGACGACTGTGCCGATCCGGAAACCTGTCAGGTGCGGCGCTCGATGACCGATGTTCGGGACGCGATCGCCGCCATTCTCGACAATATGACCCTCGAGCAGTTCGTCGCCGATGGCGGCAGCATCGACGGCGCGAGGGAAGAATTCCCGATCTCCGCCGCCAGCTGA
- a CDS encoding short-chain dehydrogenase/reductase SDR (PFAM: short-chain dehydrogenase/reductase SDR~KEGG: rec:RHECIAT_CH0003610 putative 3-oxoacyl-[acyl-carrier-protein] reductase protein), which translates to MDLGLKGKIAVITGASVGIGLAIAEGLAAEGADLVLAARGGERLVAEAARIAETYGVSATAVAADVATVAGTEAIITAAAEKGGADILINNAGTGSNETVMEAPDQKWQDYWDLHVMAAVRLARGIAPQMKQRGGGVILHNASICAVQPLWYEPIYNVSKSALMMFSKTLSTELIKDNIRVNCVNAGLILTPDWIKTAKQLTAETGGNWEGYLQSVANEHAASKRFGTPEELANVFVFLSSERASYCIGSTYFVDGGMLKTI; encoded by the coding sequence ATGGATCTCGGATTGAAGGGAAAGATTGCCGTCATAACAGGTGCGTCGGTCGGCATCGGGCTGGCAATCGCCGAGGGGCTGGCGGCTGAGGGCGCCGACCTCGTGCTGGCAGCGCGCGGCGGTGAGCGGCTCGTGGCGGAAGCCGCCCGTATCGCCGAGACGTACGGCGTCAGCGCCACCGCTGTCGCGGCCGATGTGGCGACGGTTGCGGGAACCGAGGCGATCATTACGGCGGCGGCCGAAAAAGGCGGCGCCGATATCCTCATCAACAATGCCGGCACCGGCTCGAACGAGACGGTGATGGAGGCGCCCGACCAGAAGTGGCAGGACTATTGGGACTTGCATGTGATGGCCGCCGTGCGGCTGGCGCGCGGCATCGCGCCGCAGATGAAGCAACGCGGCGGCGGTGTGATCCTGCACAATGCCTCGATCTGCGCCGTTCAGCCGCTCTGGTACGAGCCGATCTACAATGTCAGCAAGTCGGCGCTGATGATGTTTTCGAAGACGCTCTCGACCGAGCTCATCAAGGACAATATCCGCGTCAACTGCGTCAATGCCGGTCTGATCCTGACGCCCGACTGGATCAAGACCGCCAAACAATTGACGGCCGAGACCGGCGGCAACTGGGAAGGCTACCTGCAGAGCGTCGCCAACGAGCACGCCGCCTCCAAACGCTTCGGCACACCGGAAGAGCTGGCAAACGTCTTCGTCTTCCTGAGTTCGGAGCGCGCGAGCTATTGCATCGGCTCGACCTATTTCGTCGATGGCGGCATGCTGAAGACGATCTGA
- a CDS encoding Hydroxypyruvate isomerase (PFAM: Xylose isomerase domain protein TIM barrel~KEGG: ret:RHE_CH03366 putative hydroxypyruvate isomerase protein), with protein sequence MRRYSACIEWLFAEEGDSFPDRIRRAHAAGLTAIEFWRWSDKDLDAIEAALKETGLAVSSLVAEPMIALTDAANRQAWLKGLAESVSVAKRLGAPVLIAQAGDDLPGLTREEQRRALTETLRAGADILKGSGVRLGVEPLNIRIDHVGYFLDSTREGLDIIDDVARPEIGIVYDIYHSAVMDERTEEVLNGRLDRIIHVHVADHPGRNEPGSGDIDLARRLGWIFANGYDGAVGLEYRPTKSGADAVKAAIASLGG encoded by the coding sequence ATGCGACGTTATTCAGCCTGCATAGAGTGGCTGTTTGCCGAAGAGGGCGACAGCTTTCCCGATCGCATCCGCCGCGCCCATGCGGCCGGCCTGACGGCGATCGAATTCTGGCGCTGGAGCGACAAGGATCTCGATGCGATCGAGGCGGCGCTGAAGGAAACCGGCCTTGCCGTCTCCAGCCTCGTCGCCGAACCGATGATCGCGCTGACCGACGCCGCCAATCGGCAGGCCTGGCTGAAAGGCCTTGCCGAATCCGTCAGTGTCGCGAAGCGTCTCGGCGCGCCAGTGCTGATTGCCCAGGCGGGCGACGATCTCCCAGGCTTGACCCGCGAAGAACAGCGCAGGGCACTCACCGAAACGCTGAGAGCCGGCGCCGATATCCTCAAAGGCAGCGGTGTCCGCCTCGGCGTCGAGCCGCTCAACATCCGCATCGACCATGTCGGCTATTTCCTCGATTCGACCCGCGAAGGTCTCGACATCATCGATGACGTCGCTCGCCCCGAGATCGGTATCGTCTACGACATCTACCATTCCGCCGTGATGGACGAGCGCACCGAGGAGGTACTGAACGGCCGTCTCGACCGTATCATCCACGTCCATGTCGCCGATCACCCCGGCCGCAACGAACCGGGCTCCGGCGATATCGACCTTGCCCGACGCCTCGGCTGGATCTTTGCCAACGGTTACGACGGCGCCGTCGGTCTGGAATACCGGCCGACCAAGTCCGGCGCGGACGCAGTCAAGGCTGCGATTGCTTCGCTCGGCGGTTAA
- a CDS encoding transcriptional regulator, LacI family (PFAM: periplasmic binding protein/LacI transcriptional regulator~SMART: regulatory protein LacI~KEGG: smd:Smed_5554 periplasmic binding protein/LacI transcriptional regulator) yields MGSRGRVTLQTIAREVGLSKYAVSRSLAGKSGVSEETRALIRETAQRLGYTRPSGQGAGGEVAVVFHDLDAVNSELYMQVQNGVQREAHRLGMTLRVRWTHDSSQLEELARACDGLMLVGPHAREAVAAASATGVPIVRFGWVDALEQIDHVGGTDHEAGQAVVEYLVGLGHRSIVYVYGMPGLRGRQERHYGAREVAERYPDVALHVMQFDEENGFRAAFRALVEKGIQPTAFFCAHDGLALTVVSELLGQGYRIPDDISVVGFGDYSPATQISPALTTVRMEGQECGAVGLRLLLERIENPRLPGMPARRIMIASRIIERRSAGPCKAAASVDAAEV; encoded by the coding sequence GTGGGAAGCAGAGGCCGGGTTACATTGCAGACCATCGCAAGGGAGGTCGGCCTGTCGAAATATGCAGTGTCGCGCTCGCTTGCCGGCAAGAGCGGCGTCAGCGAGGAAACGCGCGCGCTGATCCGCGAGACAGCGCAACGCCTCGGCTATACCAGGCCGTCCGGGCAGGGTGCTGGAGGCGAGGTCGCGGTTGTCTTTCACGATCTCGATGCCGTTAACAGTGAGCTCTACATGCAGGTGCAGAACGGCGTGCAGCGCGAGGCTCATCGGCTTGGCATGACGCTGCGCGTACGCTGGACCCATGATTCCAGCCAGTTGGAGGAGCTGGCGCGCGCTTGCGACGGGCTGATGCTCGTCGGTCCGCATGCCCGTGAGGCAGTGGCGGCGGCGAGTGCCACCGGCGTTCCGATCGTGCGTTTCGGCTGGGTGGATGCACTCGAACAGATCGACCATGTCGGCGGCACCGACCATGAGGCGGGGCAGGCGGTGGTGGAATATCTGGTCGGGCTCGGCCATCGGTCCATTGTTTACGTCTATGGCATGCCGGGCCTGCGGGGACGCCAAGAGCGGCACTACGGCGCCCGCGAAGTCGCCGAACGTTATCCTGACGTTGCGCTTCATGTTATGCAGTTCGACGAAGAGAATGGCTTCAGAGCGGCCTTCCGAGCGCTCGTGGAAAAAGGCATCCAGCCGACGGCTTTTTTCTGCGCCCATGACGGGCTGGCACTGACCGTGGTTTCCGAGTTGCTCGGTCAGGGATACCGCATTCCCGACGATATTTCGGTCGTCGGGTTCGGCGACTACTCGCCCGCAACGCAGATCTCGCCGGCGCTGACGACGGTGAGGATGGAGGGGCAGGAATGCGGGGCGGTCGGGCTGCGGCTCTTGCTCGAGCGCATCGAGAATCCACGCCTGCCCGGAATGCCGGCGCGGCGCATCATGATTGCCTCCCGCATTATCGAGCGCCGCTCGGCCGGACCCTGCAAGGCGGCGGCGAGCGTCGATGCCGCCGAGGTTTAA